In a genomic window of Jeotgalibacillus aurantiacus:
- the thpR gene encoding RNA 2',3'-cyclic phosphodiesterase — translation MEPHYFLAVSLTQPAEEHLALQQEQWKKIYAFKKWTHPEDFHLTLSFLGSADSSFLEQFKTCLQEKLPVHHSFEVEVREVGTFGHSLKPRILWAGPEASDSLEQLYEDVQLCLEEAGRKRENRPFRPHITVAKKWDHQEPIALKQDLLPFILEVKDIVLYQIFPEKTPKYKGVWTYELTSKEGGD, via the coding sequence ATGGAGCCTCATTATTTTCTGGCAGTCAGCCTGACGCAACCTGCAGAGGAGCATCTCGCTTTACAGCAGGAGCAATGGAAGAAAATATACGCATTTAAAAAATGGACCCACCCTGAGGATTTTCATCTTACACTGAGCTTTCTCGGGTCTGCTGATTCAAGCTTTCTTGAGCAGTTTAAAACCTGTTTACAGGAAAAATTGCCGGTTCATCACTCATTTGAAGTTGAAGTACGGGAAGTGGGTACTTTCGGACATTCGCTTAAGCCCAGGATTTTATGGGCAGGACCTGAAGCTTCTGACTCGCTTGAGCAGCTGTATGAGGATGTGCAGCTGTGTCTTGAAGAGGCCGGAAGAAAACGTGAAAACAGGCCGTTCAGGCCCCATATTACGGTGGCAAAGAAATGGGATCATCAGGAACCGATTGCCCTTAAGCAGGATCTTTTGCCATTTATACTCGAGGTGAAAGACATTGTTTTATATCAGATCTTCCCTGAGAAAACGCCAAAATATAAAGGGGTTTGGACATATGAACTTACGAGTAAAGAAGGAGGAGATTAA